One window of Terriglobia bacterium genomic DNA carries:
- a CDS encoding DUF5668 domain-containing protein, with protein sequence MKCANHAEVDSSYFCRHCGKPMCQTCTHLIQGQAFCEACLARNVGTPAGPPPDFAHPWVAFGLGWIPGVGAVVNGEYTKAAVHVAIFAGTIALLASGNLPDAGDAFVGIFLGFFCLYMPFEAYQTARRKQLAGMSSPTAAQPSLAQPQFYQDFWSDWKLNAPIGGIILVVIGVLFLLDNMNIYNFGRLWRLWPVILVICGILMLRNRLSRPR encoded by the coding sequence ATGAAATGCGCTAACCATGCTGAAGTCGATTCTTCCTATTTCTGCCGCCATTGCGGCAAGCCCATGTGCCAGACATGCACTCACCTTATTCAAGGCCAGGCATTTTGCGAGGCCTGTCTCGCCCGAAACGTGGGAACTCCGGCCGGTCCGCCACCCGACTTTGCCCACCCCTGGGTGGCTTTCGGCCTGGGATGGATTCCGGGCGTGGGGGCTGTCGTGAATGGCGAATACACCAAGGCGGCTGTGCATGTGGCCATCTTCGCCGGCACGATCGCGCTCCTGGCCAGTGGCAACCTCCCGGATGCCGGTGACGCTTTCGTGGGAATTTTTCTGGGGTTCTTTTGTCTGTACATGCCCTTTGAAGCGTATCAGACGGCACGCCGCAAACAACTTGCGGGCATGAGCAGCCCGACCGCGGCACAGCCGTCCCTGGCCCAGCCGCAGTTCTACCAGGATTTCTGGAGCGACTGGAAGTTGAACGCGCCTATTGGCGGAATCATCCTGGTGGTGATCGGAGTGCTCTTCCTGCTCGATAACATGAACATTTACAACTTTGGCAGGCTGTGGCGCTTGTGGCCTGTGATACTGGTCATCTGCGGCATCCTCATGCTGCGGAACCGGCTGAGCAGACCGAGATGA
- the rpmA gene encoding 50S ribosomal protein L27 produces MAHKKGVGSSRNGRDSNAQRLGVKRFAGQFVTGGSILVRQRGAKFKPGPNVGRGKDDTLFAKVSGIVQFHDKGNLGRFISISPQAQA; encoded by the coding sequence ATGGCACACAAAAAAGGTGTAGGTAGTTCACGGAATGGCCGCGATTCCAACGCGCAGCGGCTGGGTGTGAAGCGCTTTGCAGGACAATTTGTCACCGGGGGATCGATCCTGGTGCGCCAGCGCGGCGCAAAGTTCAAGCCGGGCCCCAACGTGGGCCGGGGAAAAGATGACACCCTGTTTGCCAAGGTGAGCGGGATCGTGCAGTTCCACGACAAGGGCAACCTGGGGCGCTTCATCAGTATTTCGCCGCAGGCTCAGGCATAG
- a CDS encoding CcmD family protein encodes MNLFTEPVMNNYLVAAYAVLWIVLLVYTFLLARKCKRLTEELERLKQQIEQEKR; translated from the coding sequence TTGAACCTATTCACGGAGCCTGTGATGAACAATTATCTGGTCGCTGCTTATGCTGTCCTCTGGATCGTCCTGTTGGTTTACACTTTCCTTCTTGCCCGCAAGTGCAAACGGCTGACGGAGGAACTGGAGCGGCTGAAACAGCAGATCGAACAGGAAAAACGGTAG
- a CDS encoding zf-HC2 domain-containing protein — protein MNCNHFEDLWIDYLDETLDGATRRQVEEHLSHCEQCTALAAEMRGNRFLASAIPEAEPPLGLITRIIAETSGAPAVPAWYDFIFDFIRPQQLPKLAMGSLMAVASLAVVLYAVGLDFRHLTTADLKPSRLWEHTNREVHLAYSRGVKYYNALRIVYEIQSRVDSLNASTTDQDQPNPVEPQEKAAPTPPAKSGSQRTISEGHDTGPILVQNFHRSENPGGLS, from the coding sequence ATGAACTGCAACCACTTTGAAGATCTCTGGATCGATTATCTCGACGAAACACTGGATGGCGCCACCCGGCGGCAGGTGGAGGAGCATCTCTCCCATTGCGAACAGTGCACGGCGCTCGCGGCGGAGATGCGCGGCAACCGCTTTCTGGCCAGTGCGATCCCGGAAGCCGAGCCCCCGCTGGGACTGATCACCCGGATCATTGCGGAAACTTCCGGAGCTCCGGCGGTTCCTGCATGGTACGATTTCATCTTTGATTTTATCCGCCCGCAGCAGCTTCCCAAGCTCGCCATGGGGTCGCTGATGGCTGTCGCCTCGCTGGCAGTCGTACTTTACGCGGTGGGCCTCGACTTCCGGCACCTCACGACCGCTGACCTGAAGCCCTCCCGCTTGTGGGAACACACCAACCGGGAAGTGCACCTCGCCTACAGCCGCGGGGTGAAGTACTACAATGCCCTGCGAATTGTCTATGAGATCCAGTCGCGGGTCGATAGCCTGAACGCATCAACTACGGATCAGGACCAACCCAACCCCGTCGAACCCCAGGAGAAAGCCGCGCCCACTCCCCCGGCGAAATCGGGATCGCAGCGCACCATCAGCGAGGGGCATGATACGGGACCCATTCTTGTACAGAATTTCCATCGTTCGGAGAACCCGGGAGGCCTCTCATGA
- a CDS encoding DUF5668 domain-containing protein: MSNGYYPRRLMGPIVVITVGLLFLLDELFPYRGWGIGHTWPVILVVIGAVKILERFFAPAAPPLVPPPAGPGTPPGNPTWQASPQTQATPASPGGGQNPSAGGPEPPKP, from the coding sequence ATGTCAAACGGCTATTATCCTCGGCGGTTAATGGGACCCATCGTCGTGATCACAGTAGGACTGCTATTCCTTCTGGATGAGCTCTTTCCCTACCGGGGTTGGGGAATAGGTCACACCTGGCCGGTGATCCTGGTGGTAATTGGGGCGGTGAAAATTCTGGAACGATTTTTCGCGCCCGCTGCTCCCCCTCTCGTTCCGCCACCGGCCGGCCCTGGTACGCCCCCCGGGAATCCCACTTGGCAGGCGTCTCCCCAGACGCAGGCAACCCCGGCTTCTCCGGGCGGGGGACAAAATCCATCGGCGGGCGGCCCGGAGCCGCCAAAGCCGTAG
- the nrdR gene encoding transcriptional regulator NrdR translates to MKCPYCSHIEDKVVDSRESKEGEAIRRRRECLRCGKRFTTYERIDEIPYMVVKKDGRREKFDRGKILAGLLHACEKRPVSMAKMEEIVNQVESYVMESPTRERLTKEIGEILMKNLKKLDKVAYVRFASVYLDFKDVTEFMGEVKELLGARVKKESQKDKE, encoded by the coding sequence GTGAAATGCCCTTATTGTTCTCATATTGAAGACAAAGTTGTGGACTCGCGCGAAAGCAAAGAGGGTGAGGCGATCCGCCGGCGTCGCGAATGTCTGCGGTGCGGGAAACGCTTCACGACGTACGAGCGGATCGATGAAATCCCATACATGGTGGTCAAAAAGGATGGCCGGCGCGAGAAATTCGATCGCGGCAAGATTTTAGCCGGGCTGTTACACGCCTGTGAGAAACGACCGGTCTCCATGGCCAAAATGGAGGAGATCGTCAATCAGGTGGAAAGTTATGTCATGGAGTCGCCCACGCGGGAACGATTGACCAAAGAGATCGGCGAGATCCTGATGAAGAACCTGAAGAAACTCGATAAAGTGGCTTATGTCCGGTTTGCCAGCGTTTATCTGGATTTCAAAGATGTGACCGAGTTCATGGGGGAAGTGAAAGAACTCCTCGGGGCTCGAGTGAAAAAAGAATCCCAGAAAGACAAAGAATAA
- a CDS encoding sigma-70 family RNA polymerase sigma factor yields the protein MVHVDAEVISRCLNGDNAAWEEIVRLHTKRVYNFCYRFTGSWHDAEDLTQEVFMRVYKTLKSYNAQEGSFSTWLMSVTRNLLVDHYRKHKKEAGDVALEEVFESVESNPSRTKTAMDQISTNDKIEMVRWGLSRLSPDLREAVVLRDCEDMRYDEIATVLHVPEGTVKSRINRGRIELARILERKRSQVEI from the coding sequence TTGGTTCACGTTGATGCGGAGGTGATCAGCCGGTGCCTGAACGGCGACAACGCAGCGTGGGAGGAAATCGTGAGGTTGCACACCAAGCGCGTGTATAACTTCTGTTATCGATTCACAGGCAGTTGGCACGACGCGGAAGATCTGACCCAGGAAGTTTTCATGAGAGTCTATAAAACCCTCAAGAGCTACAACGCGCAGGAAGGTTCGTTTTCCACCTGGCTGATGAGTGTGACCCGCAACCTCCTGGTCGATCATTACCGCAAACACAAAAAAGAGGCAGGGGACGTTGCCCTGGAGGAAGTCTTTGAGAGCGTGGAGAGCAATCCTTCACGGACGAAGACGGCGATGGATCAGATCTCCACCAACGACAAGATCGAGATGGTCCGCTGGGGTTTGAGCCGGTTGTCTCCGGACCTGCGCGAGGCCGTCGTGCTGCGGGACTGCGAGGACATGCGGTACGACGAGATCGCAACCGTGCTTCACGTTCCCGAGGGAACGGTCAAATCTCGAATCAACCGGGGGCGCATCGAACTGGCACGCATCCTGGAGCGGAAGCGAAGTCAGGTTGAAATCTAA
- the rsfS gene encoding ribosome silencing factor has product MKKSLTQAVRAAEDKKAEDIVILNLSSICSFTDYFLICTGHSSRQVQAIVDGIEEKLRKQSFRPTHIEGYSQGEWVLMDYTDFVVHVFSPKAREFYDLERLWRGARRLEVSAARRGTSRKQG; this is encoded by the coding sequence ATGAAAAAATCCCTTACTCAAGCAGTACGAGCCGCCGAGGATAAGAAGGCGGAAGATATCGTCATTCTCAACCTTTCCTCTATCTGCTCTTTCACTGACTACTTCCTGATTTGTACCGGTCATTCGTCGCGCCAGGTCCAGGCCATCGTGGACGGGATTGAAGAGAAATTGCGGAAGCAATCCTTCCGGCCCACGCACATTGAAGGATACTCACAGGGAGAGTGGGTGCTGATGGATTACACCGATTTTGTGGTGCATGTGTTTTCGCCGAAGGCGCGCGAATTCTATGATCTGGAGCGATTGTGGCGCGGGGCCCGGCGTCTCGAAGTCTCCGCCGCCCGTCGCGGCACCTCGCGGAAGCAGGGTTGA
- a CDS encoding ABC transporter permease, which produces MRNLREAKLRTSLTTLGVSIGIASLVGMVSLGVGLQELTVGQFKKSGLFDTITVFSAGQGFGRNTRVRPARRNPAASASEPARPEKPPEPLDDKAIEKIQALPNVKEVYPNLRMPVEVKYGSYSEFVTAVGVPLSSRGEGVFQKITFGSFLKNETEDGCMLSLDFVHNMTSEDPKNVVGKEITLSYATAADLANAVMGGPLGQMTIQRTEKKYSIVGIVEREPGPNFGGGFFSSIMVPLRKIQEAGFQDFTNPQAFLRGLSNKPSYSAVTVKVKHLQDTEDVEKKIKDLGFNAFSINDALQGAKKAFIILDILLGLVGSIALAVASLGIVNTMVMSILERTREIGVMKAIGAGDGDIRKIFFVEASLIGILGGAVGVALGWSVDKIINFGANIYIQRQGGFPAQMFFTPWWLVAGGIGFSILVSLIAGSYPASRAARVDPIKALRHD; this is translated from the coding sequence TTGAGAAATCTTCGTGAGGCCAAGCTGCGGACCTCGCTGACCACCCTCGGTGTCTCGATTGGTATCGCATCACTTGTCGGCATGGTGTCACTCGGGGTCGGATTGCAGGAGCTCACCGTCGGGCAATTCAAAAAATCAGGGCTTTTTGACACGATTACGGTGTTTTCCGCGGGTCAAGGCTTTGGCCGCAACACGCGGGTGCGTCCGGCAAGACGAAATCCGGCGGCTTCGGCCAGCGAGCCCGCCCGTCCGGAAAAGCCTCCGGAGCCGCTGGATGACAAGGCGATCGAAAAGATTCAAGCCCTCCCGAATGTGAAGGAAGTTTACCCCAATCTGCGTATGCCCGTGGAGGTGAAGTACGGAAGTTACTCTGAATTTGTCACCGCGGTGGGTGTGCCGCTTTCATCGCGCGGTGAGGGGGTATTCCAAAAAATTACGTTTGGATCCTTTTTGAAGAACGAGACCGAGGATGGTTGCATGTTGAGCCTGGATTTTGTACACAATATGACCTCGGAAGATCCGAAGAACGTCGTCGGAAAAGAGATCACTTTGAGCTACGCGACGGCAGCCGATCTAGCCAACGCCGTGATGGGTGGCCCCCTCGGACAGATGACCATTCAGCGGACTGAAAAAAAATATTCGATCGTTGGCATCGTAGAGCGCGAACCCGGCCCCAACTTCGGAGGAGGGTTTTTTTCATCCATTATGGTTCCACTCAGGAAGATTCAGGAGGCCGGGTTTCAGGACTTCACGAACCCCCAGGCCTTCCTGCGTGGTCTTTCTAATAAGCCCTCGTACAGCGCGGTGACTGTCAAGGTGAAACACCTCCAGGACACGGAAGACGTGGAGAAGAAAATAAAGGATCTCGGATTCAACGCATTCTCGATCAACGATGCACTGCAAGGCGCCAAGAAAGCCTTCATCATCCTGGATATTCTTCTGGGCCTGGTGGGCTCCATCGCCCTCGCCGTGGCATCCCTGGGTATTGTCAACACCATGGTCATGTCGATCCTGGAGCGTACCCGCGAAATCGGAGTCATGAAGGCCATTGGCGCGGGCGATGGGGACATTCGAAAGATCTTTTTCGTGGAGGCTTCCCTGATCGGCATCCTGGGGGGGGCCGTTGGGGTGGCGCTGGGATGGTCTGTGGACAAGATCATTAATTTTGGAGCGAACATCTACATCCAGCGCCAGGGAGGATTTCCAGCCCAGATGTTCTTTACCCCGTGGTGGCTGGTTGCGGGAGGGATCGGGTTTTCTATTCTGGTCAGCCTGATTGCCGGAAGCTATCCTGCAAGCCGGGCGGCGCGAGTGGATCCGATCAAGGCGCTGCGGCACGATTAA
- a CDS encoding flippase-like domain-containing protein: MSLRFRTFVWVALLLGVLILVVWGAKNNPEWHAFSWRLFLSYLVHVHLGYLLAGLVLSLSGYFIRALRWREFLFPVKVVSLRNLFSAVLIGFAAVTLLGRAGEFSRPFILSRKENLPLSISLTTVIVERLFDFGTILILFLGNLAFFHLGASVSSQNVAVFHFFSRASALVLAVLVGITVFLFLFQMNAVRWIDFLMERLHIVPQRILVKTEQALKSFVEGLAFIAHPRPLFFSLFYSLLLWLGATAGIYFIVRGFGIGFSFSMGIVLLTFSAIGAIVQLPGVGGGYQALILFTLVSFLGVDPNVASGITLVAWVIAFLPVALIGLLELIRGGWSLTSLAREAEKEAASALAGPEPAFKK, from the coding sequence ATGAGCTTGAGATTTCGCACGTTTGTCTGGGTGGCGCTCCTCCTCGGTGTCCTTATTCTAGTGGTTTGGGGGGCGAAAAACAATCCTGAATGGCATGCCTTCAGCTGGCGCCTGTTCCTGAGTTACCTCGTCCATGTTCATCTCGGGTACTTGCTCGCGGGGTTGGTGCTCTCGCTCAGTGGTTATTTCATTCGAGCCCTCCGGTGGAGGGAATTTCTTTTCCCGGTGAAGGTGGTTTCACTGAGGAATCTGTTCTCCGCTGTTTTGATTGGTTTTGCTGCCGTGACCCTGCTGGGCCGGGCCGGCGAGTTTTCCCGCCCCTTCATCCTGTCGCGAAAGGAAAACTTGCCACTTTCAATTTCCCTGACGACCGTCATCGTGGAGCGGCTTTTTGATTTCGGTACGATTCTAATCTTGTTTCTGGGGAACCTGGCATTTTTCCATTTAGGCGCTTCCGTTTCTTCGCAAAATGTCGCCGTGTTCCACTTCTTCTCGCGGGCCTCGGCCCTGGTTCTGGCGGTGTTGGTCGGCATCACCGTCTTCCTTTTTTTGTTTCAGATGAATGCCGTACGATGGATTGACTTCCTGATGGAGCGGTTGCACATCGTTCCGCAAAGAATCCTGGTGAAAACGGAGCAGGCGCTGAAATCCTTCGTTGAAGGTCTGGCGTTTATCGCTCACCCGCGCCCGCTGTTTTTTTCTCTTTTCTACTCCCTGTTGCTGTGGTTGGGGGCAACGGCCGGCATTTATTTCATTGTCAGGGGGTTTGGAATCGGGTTTTCGTTTTCCATGGGCATTGTTCTGCTGACTTTTTCGGCGATCGGGGCCATCGTGCAACTTCCGGGCGTGGGAGGAGGCTACCAGGCGCTGATTCTGTTTACGCTGGTGAGTTTTCTCGGCGTGGATCCCAATGTCGCTTCGGGGATCACCCTGGTCGCCTGGGTGATTGCCTTTTTGCCGGTCGCCCTGATCGGTCTCCTAGAATTGATCCGGGGAGGCTGGTCATTGACCTCTCTGGCTCGAGAAGCGGAGAAGGAAGCCGCTTCAGCGCTTGCAGGGCCGGAACCGGCGTTTAAGAAGTAG
- the nadD gene encoding nicotinate-nucleotide adenylyltransferase, which yields MRVAIFGGTFDPIHRGHLRIARQVTRLLQLERVLFVTAARPPHKAAAQLTHACDRHAMVALALRSERRFVASNLELLSPLEKNYSIDTLAQVRTQLHPSDELFFIMGADQFAEFRTWRDSDRLLESVALVVVSRPGLAIEELIEKCDQKIQRAIKRLPGNARKRAGRSRRLSATPPVIFLVSDLKIDISSTSIRDRISAGRWVRGVLDPAVADYIRKNRLYTKRT from the coding sequence TTGCGGGTCGCTATTTTTGGAGGCACTTTTGATCCCATCCATCGCGGACACCTGCGTATTGCACGGCAGGTGACGCGCCTGCTCCAACTGGAGCGCGTTCTCTTCGTCACGGCTGCGCGCCCTCCCCACAAAGCGGCCGCCCAACTGACCCACGCGTGCGATCGCCACGCCATGGTCGCCCTGGCCCTGCGTAGCGAACGGCGGTTTGTGGCTTCGAATCTTGAGTTGCTGTCACCCCTTGAGAAAAACTACTCCATCGACACCCTGGCCCAGGTCCGGACCCAACTCCACCCGTCCGACGAACTCTTTTTTATTATGGGGGCGGATCAATTCGCCGAATTCCGGACCTGGAGGGACTCCGACCGTCTGCTCGAGTCCGTGGCCCTCGTGGTCGTGTCCCGGCCCGGCCTTGCCATCGAGGAGCTGATCGAGAAATGTGATCAGAAGATTCAGCGCGCCATCAAACGTCTCCCGGGAAACGCCCGGAAGCGGGCAGGGCGCTCGCGGCGGCTCTCCGCCACCCCTCCCGTAATCTTCCTTGTTTCGGACCTGAAAATCGACATTTCGTCCACTTCCATCCGTGATAGAATATCCGCGGGTAGATGGGTTCGTGGAGTACTCGATCCCGCAGTCGCCGATTACATTCGGAAAAACCGCTTGTACACAAAAAGAACCTGA
- a CDS encoding DUF4097 family beta strand repeat-containing protein, protein MANGYRRDSIFWALTLIAIGGLFLYTNFHHDVRPWHIVGKYWPILIIFWGLSKLYAYFKFRQDPNVPPGPFITGGEIVALVFLLIIGTAISSGVRNSDRFFRGPGIHIGDDDETISFEGLFGNPYDYTEQVESAAGPKAVIEIPDVRGNIKVTGWDQPKIQVQVKKRVYADNDNDAKARADLNKTTISEEGGKYKIVTNRQDASNKGYRLNVDLEINVPKDSQVTTNQQRGDVSLTGLVGDQSVDSTRGDVEVSQIVGNVVIAMRRGDLKINDVTGNVDLSGRGNDVALVKVGGNGSVKGEFFSVDFQDVKKQARFLSSRTDLLADKVEGEIRLESGNLTVRNIKGPFTVKTRDKDIRLEEVVGPVRVDNSRGNVQYRASLPPKADIEIRTQSSSIDLELPRNASFQIDGKTRSGDIQTDFKAPTLKVTQDQPTNEISGSVGKGGPHVRLETTYGNLKVAQL, encoded by the coding sequence ATGGCAAACGGATATCGAAGGGATTCGATCTTTTGGGCATTGACGCTGATCGCGATCGGGGGGTTGTTTCTTTATACCAACTTTCATCATGACGTCCGGCCCTGGCACATTGTCGGGAAGTATTGGCCGATCCTGATCATTTTTTGGGGGTTGAGCAAGCTGTATGCCTATTTCAAGTTCCGCCAGGACCCGAACGTTCCTCCGGGACCCTTCATCACGGGCGGCGAGATTGTCGCGCTGGTCTTCCTCCTCATCATCGGAACGGCCATCTCCAGCGGCGTGCGGAACTCCGACCGGTTCTTCCGCGGACCCGGAATCCATATTGGAGACGATGATGAAACCATCTCCTTCGAGGGGCTCTTCGGCAATCCCTACGACTATACAGAACAGGTTGAGTCTGCCGCCGGCCCGAAGGCGGTGATCGAAATTCCCGATGTCCGGGGCAATATCAAGGTCACCGGATGGGACCAACCCAAGATTCAGGTCCAGGTGAAAAAGCGCGTCTATGCCGACAATGATAATGACGCCAAGGCCCGCGCGGATCTGAATAAGACGACCATCTCGGAGGAGGGTGGAAAATACAAGATCGTGACAAACCGTCAGGATGCCTCGAACAAGGGGTATCGACTCAACGTGGACCTTGAGATCAATGTCCCCAAGGACTCCCAGGTGACAACCAACCAGCAGCGTGGCGACGTTAGCCTCACCGGACTGGTGGGCGATCAATCCGTGGACTCCACCCGCGGCGATGTGGAAGTTTCACAGATTGTGGGAAACGTTGTGATCGCAATGCGACGGGGCGATCTCAAGATTAATGATGTCACCGGAAATGTGGATCTCTCCGGACGCGGGAATGATGTTGCTCTCGTCAAGGTCGGAGGGAACGGGTCGGTCAAAGGCGAATTCTTCTCGGTTGATTTCCAGGATGTGAAGAAGCAAGCGCGCTTCCTCTCCAGTCGAACCGATTTATTGGCGGACAAGGTCGAAGGGGAAATCCGGCTGGAGTCAGGCAATCTGACGGTGCGCAATATTAAGGGACCCTTTACCGTGAAGACAAGAGACAAGGACATCCGGCTCGAGGAGGTGGTGGGGCCGGTCCGGGTCGATAACAGCCGGGGAAATGTACAATATCGCGCCTCGTTGCCTCCAAAGGCCGATATTGAAATCCGGACCCAATCCTCATCGATTGACCTTGAATTGCCACGCAATGCATCGTTTCAAATCGATGGTAAGACGAGATCAGGGGATATTCAGACCGATTTTAAGGCGCCGACTCTAAAGGTCACCCAGGATCAACCCACGAACGAAATTTCGGGTTCGGTCGGCAAGGGGGGCCCTCATGTGCGGCTTGAAACGACTTACGGCAACCTGAAGGTCGCCCAACTCTAG
- the rplU gene encoding 50S ribosomal protein L21 has product MYAVISSGGKQYRVQPGETIEVERLEAEVGQNVKFDEVLAVKTDTDFKVGTPWVAGASVSGTVVNHGRGDKIIVFRFKRKKQYKKTTGHRQDFTAVKIADIVG; this is encoded by the coding sequence ATGTACGCAGTCATCAGTTCCGGTGGAAAGCAATACCGGGTTCAGCCCGGAGAGACCATTGAGGTTGAAAGGCTGGAGGCCGAAGTAGGTCAAAATGTGAAGTTTGATGAGGTTCTGGCCGTCAAGACTGACACCGATTTCAAGGTGGGAACGCCGTGGGTGGCCGGCGCCAGTGTGAGCGGGACCGTGGTGAATCACGGGCGGGGAGACAAAATTATCGTCTTCAGGTTTAAACGCAAGAAGCAGTACAAAAAGACGACCGGACACCGACAGGATTTTACCGCCGTCAAGATTGCGGACATTGTTGGATAG
- the obgE gene encoding GTPase ObgE, producing MFLDEARIFVKAGGGGNGCLAFRREKFVPRGGPSGGDGGRGGNVFMESSQRHNTLLHYRYNREFKAQRGRHGEGSNRHGADGEDVVLKVPLGTLLLDESTGETLHDFTRTDERILIATGGRGGYGNAHFATSTNRAPRRHDAGQPGEERHLRLQLKLLADVGLVGFPNVGKSTLISRISAARPKIADYPFTTLVPNLGVVAVDEERSFVVADIPGLIEGAHLGQGLGVQFLKHIERTRLILHLVDVSESSGRDPVHDLQTINCELASFNPVLLQKIQFIVAAKIDIMEDGKRLEAVERYCRDEGLTLLKISSVSGAGIPELVYTVDGELRRLANQADPVKVM from the coding sequence ATCTTTCTCGATGAAGCCAGGATCTTTGTAAAGGCCGGAGGCGGCGGGAACGGCTGTCTCGCCTTTCGCCGCGAAAAGTTTGTCCCGCGGGGCGGGCCCAGCGGGGGCGACGGGGGGCGGGGTGGGAACGTTTTCATGGAGAGTTCACAACGCCACAACACCCTCCTTCATTACCGTTACAACAGGGAGTTCAAAGCGCAGCGTGGCCGGCACGGGGAGGGTTCGAACCGGCATGGGGCTGATGGGGAGGACGTGGTTCTAAAGGTTCCTCTGGGAACGCTCCTTTTGGATGAATCCACCGGGGAGACTCTGCATGATTTCACCCGCACGGACGAAAGAATTCTGATCGCTACGGGGGGGCGCGGGGGATATGGCAATGCCCATTTTGCCACCTCGACCAACCGGGCCCCGCGACGCCATGACGCGGGCCAGCCGGGAGAGGAGCGACATCTCCGGCTTCAGCTGAAGCTCCTGGCGGATGTGGGACTGGTGGGTTTTCCCAACGTCGGCAAATCGACCCTCATTTCGCGCATTTCGGCGGCGCGTCCCAAAATTGCCGATTACCCCTTCACCACGCTCGTGCCGAACCTCGGGGTCGTGGCCGTCGACGAGGAGCGCAGCTTCGTTGTAGCGGACATCCCCGGTCTCATCGAGGGCGCCCATCTGGGACAGGGACTCGGCGTTCAGTTCTTAAAGCACATCGAGCGCACGCGCCTGATCCTGCACCTGGTGGATGTCTCGGAAAGCAGCGGGAGAGACCCCGTCCACGACCTCCAAACCATTAACTGCGAACTGGCCTCCTTCAACCCTGTCCTTCTTCAGAAAATCCAATTTATCGTGGCCGCCAAAATCGATATCATGGAGGATGGGAAGCGGCTGGAAGCGGTCGAACGGTACTGTCGGGATGAAGGCTTGACCTTGCTGAAGATATCCTCGGTCAGCGGCGCCGGCATTCCGGAGTTGGTCTACACCGTGGACGGAGAACTCCGAAGGCTTGCAAATCAGGCCGATCCGGTCAAGGTCATGTAA
- a CDS encoding ABC transporter ATP-binding protein, giving the protein MTAILESVDLKRHYPMGRSVVRALDGVSFTIQEGEFVGLLGTSGSGKSTLLNLIAGLDRPTSGALKIFDQQLDQMSREALSQHRRKNVGMIFQSFNLIATMTAFENVTLAMMFSGVPRAERERRGLELFESVGLQDRQLHRPAELSGGEQQRVAIARALANSPAILLADEPTGNLDSTTAREILEILKLLNEREGKTILWVTHDTELASKYIQRSIRLKDGRIADDGISPALPSGGSA; this is encoded by the coding sequence ATGACAGCCATTCTTGAAAGTGTTGATCTGAAGAGGCATTACCCCATGGGTCGCTCCGTGGTGCGCGCCCTGGATGGAGTGTCCTTCACCATCCAGGAGGGCGAGTTCGTGGGGTTGCTCGGGACCTCCGGTTCGGGGAAATCCACTCTGCTCAACTTGATTGCAGGCTTGGACCGCCCGACCAGCGGCGCCCTGAAGATATTCGACCAACAGCTGGACCAGATGAGCCGGGAGGCCCTGAGCCAGCATCGACGCAAGAACGTAGGTATGATCTTCCAGTCGTTCAATCTCATTGCGACGATGACTGCCTTTGAGAATGTCACACTGGCGATGATGTTTTCCGGTGTCCCTCGCGCAGAGCGAGAACGGCGCGGGCTGGAGCTGTTCGAGTCCGTGGGCCTTCAAGACCGCCAACTTCATCGACCCGCGGAACTCTCGGGCGGAGAGCAACAACGCGTCGCCATCGCCCGGGCGCTTGCCAACAGTCCTGCCATTCTGCTGGCGGACGAACCCACGGGGAATCTGGACAGCACGACCGCCCGCGAAATACTGGAGATTTTGAAGCTACTCAACGAACGCGAAGGGAAGACGATCCTGTGGGTCACGCACGACACGGAGCTGGCCTCGAAATATATCCAGCGCAGCATTCGCTTGAAAGATGGAAGGATCGCGGATGACGGAATTTCACCGGCCTTGCCGTCAGGGGGCTCTGCATGA